A genomic segment from Deltaproteobacteria bacterium encodes:
- a CDS encoding NifU family protein translates to MKEQVQKEIENIRPHLQADGGDVELIDVTEDGTVKVKLQGACRGCPMSQMTLKMGIERRLKSIIPTVKEVVSV, encoded by the coding sequence ATGAAAGAACAGGTACAGAAAGAAATCGAAAACATCAGGCCGCACCTGCAGGCTGACGGCGGTGATGTCGAATTGATAGACGTTACAGAAGACGGAACCGTAAAGGTAAAACTTCAGGGGGCCTGCAGAGGATGTCCCATGTCGCAGATGACGCTGAAGATGGGTATCGAGCGACGGCTGAAAAGCATTATTCCCACGGTCAAGGAAGTCGTGTCAGTTTGA
- a CDS encoding MaoC family dehydratase N-terminal domain-containing protein: MEISASWTGTSLRDFHTVIDWRDTMNYAAALDDDNPCYFNDERPEGVLAPPLYAVALTWPVSEKIWEFIEAENFPVELLATQVHYTEHLHFYRPLAPGVALTIRGNIAAILPHRAGTHVVIRFDGLDEAGERIFTEHIGAMLRGVRCIDGERGREDLPAVPRCDGISGEPCWEETVHVHALFPFLYDGCSRIFFPIHTSRKFARQVGLPGIIVQGTATLALAVREIIRREAGGDPRRLRSLSCRFTGMVLPGTDIIVRLLERKRTQGATELFFAVLDQDCRQAISGGYASLTD, from the coding sequence ATGGAGATAAGCGCCTCCTGGACAGGTACTTCCCTGCGGGACTTTCATACCGTCATCGACTGGCGTGATACCATGAACTACGCCGCCGCCCTCGACGATGACAATCCCTGCTACTTCAATGATGAGCGGCCCGAGGGGGTCCTGGCGCCCCCGCTCTATGCCGTCGCCCTTACCTGGCCCGTTTCCGAGAAGATCTGGGAATTTATCGAGGCGGAAAATTTTCCCGTTGAACTGCTTGCAACCCAGGTCCACTATACGGAGCACCTGCATTTCTACCGGCCCCTGGCACCGGGTGTTGCCCTGACCATCAGGGGGAACATAGCGGCCATCCTGCCCCACCGGGCGGGAACTCATGTGGTGATACGATTCGACGGTCTTGATGAAGCCGGTGAACGCATCTTTACGGAACATATCGGGGCCATGCTGCGGGGCGTTCGCTGCATCGACGGCGAGCGTGGCCGGGAGGACCTTCCCGCGGTCCCGCGCTGTGACGGGATCAGCGGTGAACCCTGCTGGGAGGAAACGGTTCACGTTCATGCCCTCTTTCCCTTCCTTTACGATGGTTGTTCACGGATCTTCTTTCCCATCCACACCTCAAGGAAATTTGCCCGACAGGTGGGGTTGCCGGGCATCATCGTGCAGGGGACGGCGACCCTTGCCTTGGCGGTCCGTGAGATCATCCGGCGCGAGGCCGGGGGAGACCCGCGGCGCCTGCGGTCCCTGTCGTGCCGGTTTACCGGAATGGTATTACCCGGCACCGATATCATTGTCCGGCTCCTGGAACGAAAAAGGACGCAAGGGGCGACGGAATTGTTCTTTGCCGTTCTCGATCAGGATTGCCGGCAGGCGATCAGCGGGGGGTACGCATCTCTGACGGATTGA
- a CDS encoding endonuclease/exonuclease/phosphatase family protein has translation MRVMTFNIRFENDQDDANAWVHRRDMIVDLIVRHRPDILGTQEGKRHQLIYLRDRLPGYVLHAPGRMMDERSQYPTLFIRRDTLERVGGEEFWLSKTPHTSLSMNWDSAFPRMFSAAQLISGEEPHCLWAAVTHLDHMGPVARLRQGAIIARWASQRTAPVIIMGDFNDGPGSAVHEVLTAPETGMADSWICHGGTEGPASYTHHGFQGTPRITRMDWILTSSRFRVTNTRIVRDNINGRYPSDHFPYMIDIERRRD, from the coding sequence ATGAGAGTCATGACCTTCAATATCCGGTTCGAGAACGACCAGGACGACGCGAACGCGTGGGTGCACCGCCGGGACATGATCGTCGATCTCATCGTGCGGCACCGGCCCGACATACTGGGAACCCAGGAAGGAAAACGGCATCAGCTCATCTATCTTCGGGACCGGCTGCCCGGCTATGTTCTGCACGCACCGGGACGGATGATGGATGAACGGTCACAGTATCCCACGCTTTTCATCAGGCGGGACACCCTTGAGCGGGTCGGCGGCGAGGAATTCTGGCTGTCGAAGACACCTCATACGTCCCTCAGCATGAACTGGGACAGCGCGTTCCCCCGGATGTTCAGCGCGGCACAGCTCATCAGCGGAGAAGAGCCGCACTGTCTCTGGGCGGCGGTCACACACCTGGACCACATGGGTCCCGTCGCCCGGCTCCGGCAAGGTGCCATCATCGCACGATGGGCATCACAGAGAACGGCGCCGGTGATCATCATGGGCGACTTCAACGACGGCCCCGGTTCCGCCGTTCACGAAGTGCTCACAGCCCCTGAGACAGGTATGGCCGACAGCTGGATATGTCACGGCGGGACCGAGGGTCCCGCGAGCTATACCCATCATGGTTTTCAGGGAACACCCCGTATCACCCGCATGGACTGGATCCTGACAAGCTCCCGTTTCCGTGTGACCAACACCCGTATTGTCAGGGACAACATCAACGGACGCTACCCCTCGGATCATTTCCCATATATGATCGACATTGAACGGCGAAGGGACTGA
- the hypA gene encoding hydrogenase maturation nickel metallochaperone HypA, with amino-acid sequence MHELPVTESILDIVLKHGEAHKVKKIVGVGLRIGEMSDLVDEWIQKYFDYLSKGTIAEGAKLDIERAPVKFTCNACGATFQVDIRTIQKVICPECGGEKHRLVSGREFFIKNIAVI; translated from the coding sequence ATGCATGAACTGCCGGTAACGGAAAGTATCCTGGACATCGTCCTGAAACACGGTGAAGCTCATAAGGTAAAGAAGATCGTCGGCGTCGGTCTGCGGATCGGTGAAATGAGCGATCTCGTTGACGAGTGGATCCAGAAATACTTCGACTACCTGAGCAAGGGGACGATCGCGGAAGGGGCAAAGCTCGACATTGAGAGGGCCCCCGTGAAATTCACCTGTAATGCCTGTGGTGCCACCTTTCAGGTGGATATACGGACGATACAAAAGGTGATATGCCCGGAATGCGGAGGGGAGAAGCATCGTCTCGTCTCGGGAAGAGAGTTTTTTATTAAAAATATCGCGGTGATATGA
- a CDS encoding acyl--CoA ligase: MAREYVRLPLLNSYIEHWARETPHRAAMIQHEDGRSFTYSKFLKFIDYFALRLLDMGIEKGDRVATLLVLIPEHVMLMYACFKIGAILAPLDVRLKDDEVVRDLKKIRPKAFFFLGNTPVRDFRDAGRAVRDACPDVRHLVQVTPDPKPGDIMDGAFGITEMMDKKRIVYLMLKELLTHRLQVAAREITPKTPALIIYTTGTTGEPKPALLSHENIIVQNEILARGAEMEDDARILINLPPSHVGCVTEGFMTTMFVGGTAVLLRIFDVKHTLEAIEKHRVNAFGQIPTQYRMLWAHPDYERYDLSSLKFVIYAGSAVDVGFLKKLSSMAPKFGTGIGMTENAGFATFTPQGISIEEMAGQVGRSFPDLAEVSVRAPMNVDGTAGLELPDGEIGEICYHPPIVFPGYYDQPEETAKVISREGILYTGDLGYFKDMGSYRALYLAGRRKFVIKQKGYNVFPDEVEAYIAELEGVDAVEVIGMEHRLFDEGIFAFVRPKPGAQLSPETVMEHCSGIAAYKRPQHVEIWQPGEMFPLTRSTKVDKLELKKIAEPVIEQLRREGKWDAREQ, from the coding sequence ATGGCACGTGAATATGTGAGACTCCCGTTGCTGAACTCCTATATAGAGCACTGGGCCCGCGAGACGCCTCATCGAGCGGCCATGATCCAGCACGAGGACGGAAGGTCCTTCACTTACAGCAAATTCCTCAAATTCATTGATTATTTCGCCCTGCGACTCCTCGACATGGGGATCGAAAAAGGTGATCGGGTTGCCACCCTTCTCGTCCTGATCCCCGAACATGTCATGCTCATGTATGCCTGTTTCAAGATCGGGGCCATTCTCGCGCCTCTCGATGTCCGTCTCAAGGATGATGAGGTGGTCCGCGACCTGAAGAAGATCCGTCCCAAGGCCTTTTTCTTCCTGGGGAATACGCCTGTCCGTGACTTCCGGGATGCCGGCAGGGCGGTGCGGGATGCCTGCCCGGATGTGAGACATCTTGTTCAGGTCACCCCTGACCCGAAACCGGGCGACATTATGGACGGTGCCTTCGGTATCACGGAAATGATGGATAAAAAACGGATCGTCTATCTGATGCTGAAAGAACTTCTGACACACCGTCTCCAGGTGGCCGCGCGTGAGATCACGCCGAAGACACCGGCCCTCATCATTTATACAACGGGAACCACCGGCGAGCCGAAACCGGCGCTTCTCAGCCATGAGAACATTATCGTTCAGAATGAGATACTGGCCCGGGGAGCGGAGATGGAAGATGATGCCCGGATACTGATCAACCTGCCGCCCAGCCATGTGGGCTGTGTTACGGAAGGGTTCATGACAACCATGTTCGTCGGCGGCACGGCGGTTCTTCTGAGAATATTCGATGTGAAGCATACCCTGGAGGCCATCGAAAAGCACCGGGTGAACGCTTTCGGCCAGATCCCCACCCAGTACCGGATGCTCTGGGCTCATCCCGATTATGAGCGCTATGACCTGAGCAGTCTGAAATTTGTTATCTATGCGGGTTCCGCCGTTGATGTCGGATTTTTGAAAAAACTGTCCTCCATGGCGCCCAAATTCGGTACCGGTATCGGTATGACGGAAAACGCGGGATTTGCGACTTTCACTCCCCAAGGGATCTCCATCGAGGAGATGGCGGGACAGGTGGGGCGTTCGTTCCCGGACCTGGCGGAAGTGTCGGTCCGCGCCCCCATGAACGTGGACGGGACTGCGGGGCTGGAACTGCCCGACGGAGAGATCGGAGAGATCTGCTATCATCCGCCCATCGTGTTCCCGGGGTACTACGATCAGCCGGAAGAAACGGCAAAGGTCATATCCCGCGAAGGGATCCTGTATACGGGGGACCTGGGCTATTTCAAGGATATGGGTTCCTACCGGGCCCTGTATCTTGCCGGGAGGCGAAAGTTCGTCATTAAACAAAAAGGGTACAATGTCTTCCCCGATGAGGTGGAAGCGTATATCGCGGAACTTGAAGGGGTCGATGCCGTTGAGGTCATCGGCATGGAGCACCGGTTGTTCGACGAGGGCATTTTTGCCTTTGTTCGGCCAAAGCCAGGGGCTCAACTATCTCCCGAGACGGTGATGGAGCATTGCTCCGGGATAGCCGCCTACAAGCGGCCACAGCATGTGGAGATATGGCAGCCGGGAGAAATGTTTCCCCTGACCCGCAGCACCAAGGTGGACAAACTGGAATTGAAGAAGATCGCCGAACCGGTCATTGAACAGTTGCGCCGGGAAGGGAAATGGGATGCCCGGGAACAATGA